In the genome of Bacillus sp. S3, one region contains:
- the gpsB gene encoding cell division regulator GpsB: MLADKVKLTAKDILEKEFKTGVRGYKQEDVDKFLDLIIKDYETFHQELEDLQQENLRLRKQLEDSSKRQPAAQPAGTTNFDILKRLSNLEKHVFGSKLYE; encoded by the coding sequence ATGTTGGCTGATAAGGTGAAATTAACAGCTAAGGATATTTTAGAAAAAGAGTTTAAAACAGGTGTAAGAGGGTACAAACAAGAAGATGTTGATAAATTTTTGGATCTAATCATAAAAGATTATGAAACGTTCCACCAGGAATTAGAGGATCTGCAGCAAGAAAATCTAAGGCTGCGTAAACAGCTTGAGGATTCGTCAAAGAGACAGCCTGCAGCACAACCTGCCGGTACGACCAATTTTGATATTTTAAAACGATTATCCAATTTAGAAAAGCATGTTTTTGGCAGTAAATTATACGAATGA
- a CDS encoding ATP-dependent DNA helicase, producing MQKRIPFEVSKTESFYDKLGEWIGDLFYDILPDAGFELRDEQIYMAFQLEKAFKDKKIMFAEAGVGTGKTIVYLLYAIMYARYTNRPAVIACADETLIEQLVKKEGDIAKLERVLGLNIDVRLAKSRDQYLCLKKLDQVRNNDFSDEISDLYLKLPDFIHTGGSMQSFEKYGDRRDFPHLSDEIWSNVNWDPLQDCFSCEKRHRCGLTLHREYYRHSTDLIICSHDFYMEHIWTKESRKREGQLPLLPDHSSIVFDEGHLLEFAAQKALSYRFTDYTLDTLLTRLMENEVREKTLYTIEEALLENEAFFETISQFSAHAKGSEKQIISKHPLVLKTCRKLLSTLQSLEEELVFESELYVINEYDLKIVEEYLEQITYSLSLFLQELNGITWFEESRGERTLVIMPKMVEEVMREEVFSQKKPFVFSSATLSNQKSFDYIANSLGIKDYLSFSVASPFAYDENMEVYLPRFSKESIAEKINYLTQVIHQSEGRALILLNNKEELSHLKRHLPGVLPYPVYFEGDEEISTLVSKFQNEEHAILCSIHLWEGLDIPGRSLENVLVFSLPFPPNDPVFTAKRDGVDHPFLEVDLPYMLLRLRQGIGRLIRSETDRGTVHIMIDEDIDPTVLQSITAVLPTEPIEG from the coding sequence ATGCAAAAACGGATACCGTTTGAAGTTTCCAAGACTGAGTCCTTTTATGACAAATTAGGAGAATGGATTGGCGATCTATTCTATGATATTTTGCCTGATGCCGGCTTCGAACTAAGGGACGAACAAATTTATATGGCCTTCCAATTGGAAAAGGCCTTCAAGGATAAAAAAATAATGTTCGCCGAAGCAGGAGTCGGGACAGGGAAAACAATTGTTTATTTACTGTATGCAATCATGTATGCCCGCTACACGAATAGGCCAGCCGTCATTGCATGTGCAGATGAGACACTTATAGAGCAGTTGGTAAAAAAAGAGGGAGATATTGCAAAGCTCGAAAGGGTACTCGGGTTAAATATTGATGTTCGCCTGGCTAAATCCCGTGATCAGTACCTGTGTTTAAAAAAGCTTGATCAGGTTCGGAATAACGATTTTTCAGATGAGATTTCCGATTTGTATCTAAAGCTGCCCGACTTTATTCACACGGGCGGCTCGATGCAGTCTTTTGAAAAATACGGAGACAGACGTGATTTTCCGCATTTGTCTGATGAAATATGGAGCAATGTAAATTGGGATCCTCTTCAGGATTGCTTTTCCTGTGAAAAGCGCCACCGTTGCGGATTAACTCTGCACAGGGAATATTACAGGCATTCGACTGATTTAATTATCTGCTCCCATGATTTCTATATGGAACATATTTGGACGAAGGAATCAAGAAAGCGGGAAGGGCAGCTGCCGCTGTTGCCGGACCATTCTTCCATTGTATTTGATGAGGGCCATCTGCTTGAATTTGCTGCACAAAAAGCATTAAGTTACCGGTTTACTGATTATACCTTGGATACTTTGCTTACTAGGCTGATGGAAAACGAAGTCAGAGAGAAAACATTATACACAATAGAAGAAGCACTTTTAGAAAATGAGGCATTTTTTGAGACAATCTCTCAATTTTCTGCACATGCAAAGGGATCTGAGAAACAAATTATTTCGAAGCATCCTTTAGTTTTAAAAACCTGCAGGAAGTTACTGTCAACACTTCAATCCTTGGAGGAAGAACTTGTCTTTGAAAGTGAGTTATATGTCATAAATGAGTATGATTTAAAGATTGTTGAGGAGTATTTAGAGCAGATTACCTATTCATTATCACTTTTCCTTCAAGAATTGAACGGAATCACCTGGTTTGAAGAGAGCAGGGGCGAACGGACACTTGTGATTATGCCAAAAATGGTCGAAGAAGTGATGCGAGAAGAGGTGTTTTCACAGAAAAAGCCATTTGTTTTTTCGTCAGCGACACTGTCAAATCAAAAGTCATTTGATTATATTGCAAATAGTCTTGGTATAAAGGATTATTTATCGTTTTCTGTTGCTTCGCCATTTGCCTATGATGAAAACATGGAAGTCTATCTTCCAAGATTTTCAAAAGAAAGCATTGCAGAAAAAATAAATTATCTAACTCAAGTCATTCATCAATCCGAGGGACGAGCCTTAATTCTATTAAATAATAAAGAAGAACTGTCTCATCTTAAAAGACACCTGCCGGGAGTATTACCATATCCTGTTTATTTTGAAGGGGACGAAGAAATCAGCACGCTCGTTTCCAAGTTTCAAAATGAGGAGCATGCTATACTTTGCTCGATTCATCTTTGGGAAGGGCTTGACATTCCAGGAAGATCGCTTGAAAATGTATTGGTCTTTTCCCTTCCGTTCCCGCCAAATGATCCCGTTTTTACAGCTAAGAGGGATGGGGTAGACCATCCATTCCTTGAGGTTGATTTACCATATATGCTCCTTCGCCTGCGTCAAGGCATAGGGAGATTAATTCGCAGTGAAACAGACAGGGGAACAGTTCATATCATGATAGATGAAGATATCGATCCAACCGTATTACAGAGTATCACCGCTGTCTTACCGACCGAACCCATAGAAGGATAA
- a CDS encoding ribonuclease H-like domain-containing protein produces MSLKSKLNRLKPHLSAGGPPEKAPHLEPARVEVPFSEKWEQNYVFPYYMDENYCLIREVKYPLSQQHGHYCFHDFLTAVALWNKHPVSHPLSAEGYQAEEFFFFDTETTGLGGGVGNTIFILGYASISGDQLIVRQHILPHPGAEVPLYQSFLEKVNYRTLVTYNGKSFDWPQVRTRHTLVREHVPQLPAFGHFDLYHAAKRLWKHKLERMKLAIVEKEVLGVERVDDIPGFLAPIIYFDFVERKQPDGMLGILKHNEIDILSLVTLYTHLTFQLCGIDRKQTRIESFEVGRWFASIGEKNEAEKVLSQLTVGNDVTSFQAKLILAYQQKKERNWEMARKLFYDIVNCGDDRMELEALLELAKIYEHRIINYKLALKYCQKAILLLSQTKIPENVKKRDTLEQFEIRLKRLERKLLKIPDKRKKR; encoded by the coding sequence ATGTCTTTAAAAAGTAAGTTGAATCGCTTAAAGCCTCATCTTTCAGCTGGAGGACCGCCTGAAAAGGCTCCACACCTTGAGCCTGCCCGAGTCGAGGTGCCTTTTAGTGAAAAATGGGAACAGAATTATGTTTTCCCTTATTATATGGATGAAAATTATTGCTTAATAAGGGAAGTGAAATACCCATTATCTCAACAGCATGGGCATTACTGTTTTCATGATTTTCTTACTGCCGTTGCTCTTTGGAATAAGCATCCAGTCAGCCATCCCTTATCAGCGGAAGGCTACCAAGCGGAGGAATTCTTTTTTTTTGATACAGAAACAACCGGATTGGGCGGCGGGGTTGGAAATACTATTTTTATCCTGGGATACGCAAGTATTTCTGGCGACCAGCTAATCGTCAGACAACATATCCTTCCGCATCCGGGTGCAGAGGTACCTTTATATCAAAGCTTTTTGGAAAAAGTGAACTATCGCACGCTTGTTACTTACAATGGAAAATCATTTGACTGGCCTCAAGTGAGAACAAGACATACGTTGGTTAGGGAGCACGTACCACAGCTGCCAGCGTTTGGCCATTTCGATCTCTATCATGCAGCGAAAAGGCTCTGGAAGCATAAATTAGAGCGAATGAAATTAGCGATTGTTGAAAAAGAGGTCCTAGGGGTAGAAAGAGTGGATGATATTCCAGGATTTTTAGCCCCAATTATTTATTTTGATTTTGTTGAACGGAAACAGCCGGATGGCATGCTTGGGATTCTAAAACATAACGAAATAGACATCTTATCACTGGTTACCTTATATACACATCTCACTTTTCAACTATGCGGGATCGACCGTAAGCAAACACGCATCGAATCCTTTGAAGTTGGACGTTGGTTTGCATCTATAGGAGAAAAAAACGAAGCAGAAAAAGTATTGAGCCAACTTACAGTCGGCAATGATGTTACATCCTTTCAGGCAAAGCTCATTTTGGCTTACCAGCAAAAAAAAGAACGCAATTGGGAAATGGCGCGGAAATTATTTTATGATATTGTTAATTGTGGTGATGATCGGATGGAGTTAGAGGCATTACTCGAGCTAGCCAAAATCTATGAGCATAGAATAATAAATTACAAGCTTGCTTTAAAGTATTGCCAAAAAGCGATCTTGCTACTATCACAAACTAAAATCCCAGAAAATGTAAAAAAACGTGACACGTTGGAGCAGTTTGAAATAAGACTAAAACGGCTGGAACGAAAATTGCTTAAAATTCCGGATAAGCGCAAAAAACGGTAA
- a CDS encoding class I SAM-dependent RNA methyltransferase, whose protein sequence is MGNYQIIATAAMGLESLVAKEVRSLGYDCEVENGKVTYTGDETAIARSNLWLRTADRIKIKVGEFKAFTFDELFEKTKALPWEKFLPEDAEFPVIGKSVKSKLFSVSDCQAIVKKAVVERLKMHYKRSTWFEENGALYRIEVALLKDVATITIDASGQGLHKRGYRIDQGEAPLKETLAAALVMLTNWKADRPFIDPFCGSGTIPIEAAMIGQNIAPGFNREFVSEGWNWISPKVWDEARTEAEDLANYDQPLDITGSDIDHRMVRIAQENAFEAGFGDLIHFKQMQVRDISTNKEYGVIVGNPPYGERLGDKMAVEQMYKEMGRAFSNLDTWSIYIMTSNEEFEQLYGKPATKKRKLFNGFIRTDLYQYWGKRPPRQD, encoded by the coding sequence ATGGGAAATTATCAAATAATCGCTACGGCGGCAATGGGACTAGAGTCTTTGGTTGCAAAAGAGGTAAGGTCGCTTGGATACGACTGTGAAGTAGAGAATGGGAAGGTAACATACACGGGGGACGAAACTGCCATTGCCCGCAGTAATTTATGGCTTCGAACGGCAGACAGAATCAAGATCAAGGTTGGCGAATTTAAAGCATTTACCTTTGATGAATTATTTGAAAAGACGAAAGCACTGCCATGGGAAAAATTCCTGCCTGAGGATGCGGAATTTCCCGTCATTGGAAAATCTGTTAAATCAAAGCTTTTTAGTGTGTCAGACTGCCAGGCGATTGTCAAAAAAGCAGTTGTAGAACGTCTAAAAATGCACTATAAACGAAGTACTTGGTTTGAGGAAAATGGAGCTCTTTACCGTATTGAAGTTGCCTTGCTGAAGGATGTGGCGACGATTACGATTGATGCAAGCGGTCAGGGCCTTCATAAGAGAGGTTATCGAATCGACCAAGGGGAAGCACCATTAAAGGAGACACTCGCTGCCGCCCTTGTAATGTTAACCAATTGGAAAGCAGATCGTCCTTTTATAGACCCTTTCTGCGGTTCTGGTACTATCCCCATTGAAGCGGCAATGATTGGCCAAAATATTGCTCCAGGCTTTAATCGGGAATTTGTTTCAGAGGGTTGGAATTGGATTTCTCCCAAGGTTTGGGATGAGGCTCGAACTGAAGCAGAAGACCTGGCAAATTATGACCAGCCACTAGACATAACAGGTTCTGATATTGATCATAGGATGGTTAGAATTGCTCAGGAGAATGCCTTTGAAGCAGGGTTTGGTGATTTAATTCATTTTAAACAAATGCAGGTCAGAGACATTTCTACGAATAAAGAATACGGTGTCATTGTCGGGAATCCCCCATACGGTGAAAGATTAGGGGATAAAATGGCTGTCGAACAGATGTACAAAGAAATGGGTCGGGCATTCAGCAATCTTGATACGTGGTCGATTTATATCATGACCTCGAATGAAGAGTTTGAACAATTATATGGAAAGCCGGCAACAAAGAAACGAAAACTTTTTAACGGATTTATCCGGACAGATTTATATCAATATTGGGGGAAACGGCCGCCTCGTCAGGATTAG
- a CDS encoding DEAD/DEAH box helicase, whose product MKLRKSLQDILNELKINNEFKENIVTWQTIAEKPPQTSTLPNDLHPALINALHSRGIEKLYTHQKSAYEKIMLKESIVAVTPTASGKTLCYNLPVLQSILSSPNARALYMFPTKALAQDQKSEMNELIQAAGVNINSYTYDGDTPATIRQRVRQAGHVVITNPDMLHSAILPHHTKWVSLFENLKFVVIDELHTYRGVFGSHVANVIRRLKRICSYYGSSPVFICTSATIANPLELAERLTEEKMHLIDNNGAPSGTKHFLFYNPPIINKPLNIRRSATLEVRKIAGELLKNKIQTIVFARSRVRVEIILTYLQELVKNQLGSKSIMGYRGGYLPTERRKIEKGLRQGDIYGVVSTNALELGVDIGSLQVCIMTGYPGTISSAWQQAGRAGRRHGEALVIMVASSSPLDQYIIQNPDYFFHKSPETARINPDNLIILIDHMKCAAYELPFKLGESFGNVGTEELLEYLTEERVLYQNGDKWYWMNDSFPAHNISLRSASQENVVIVDQSETANVKVIGEMDRFSAMTLLHDEAIYLHQGRQFQVEKLDWEEKKAFVREVAVDYFTDANLAVQLKVLEVDKLQRMEKVEIGYGDVSVRAMATIFKKIKFETHENIGSGPIHLPEEELHTSAAWISMNKALAEMGHERLEQGLVGAAHALNHIAPLFVMADPQDIHVIPQVKADHNEKPSIFFYDRYPGGIGLSEKIYSGMSKVFTEAKKMINRCQCESGCPSCIGAETISETAKKDSLKIIDAFLHPSNPERGAQHVFKK is encoded by the coding sequence ATGAAATTAAGAAAAAGCCTACAAGACATTTTGAATGAATTAAAGATAAATAATGAATTTAAAGAAAATATCGTTACATGGCAGACTATCGCAGAAAAACCGCCCCAAACGAGTACGCTGCCAAATGACCTGCACCCTGCATTAATAAATGCTCTGCATAGCAGGGGGATTGAAAAGCTGTATACCCATCAAAAATCAGCGTATGAAAAGATTATGCTGAAAGAGAGCATCGTAGCCGTAACCCCAACTGCTTCAGGGAAAACACTTTGTTATAATCTTCCGGTTCTTCAATCCATTCTTTCCAGCCCGAATGCAAGAGCCCTGTATATGTTTCCAACTAAGGCACTTGCCCAGGACCAAAAGAGTGAGATGAATGAATTGATTCAAGCTGCGGGGGTCAATATTAACAGCTACACGTACGATGGAGATACACCGGCAACTATTCGTCAAAGAGTGAGACAGGCAGGACATGTCGTTATTACTAATCCTGACATGCTCCATTCAGCTATTCTGCCGCACCATACCAAATGGGTATCACTGTTTGAAAATCTTAAATTTGTGGTAATTGATGAACTCCATACGTACCGAGGTGTATTTGGCAGCCATGTGGCCAATGTCATTAGAAGATTAAAGCGGATTTGCAGCTATTATGGCAGCAGTCCAGTGTTTATTTGTACATCAGCAACGATTGCCAATCCACTGGAGCTAGCGGAGAGATTGACCGAGGAAAAGATGCACTTGATTGATAATAACGGTGCCCCAAGTGGCACGAAGCATTTCCTCTTCTATAATCCGCCGATTATTAATAAGCCGTTAAATATTAGAAGAAGTGCCACGCTTGAGGTTCGGAAAATCGCCGGCGAACTATTAAAAAATAAAATTCAAACGATAGTTTTTGCCAGGAGCAGGGTCCGCGTGGAAATTATTTTGACCTATTTACAAGAATTAGTGAAAAACCAGTTAGGTTCTAAATCAATTATGGGATATCGCGGTGGATATCTCCCTACAGAAAGAAGAAAAATTGAAAAGGGCCTGCGTCAAGGTGACATTTATGGTGTTGTCAGTACGAATGCTCTTGAGCTAGGTGTCGATATAGGATCACTACAGGTTTGCATTATGACAGGCTATCCAGGGACGATCTCGAGTGCGTGGCAGCAAGCGGGCAGGGCTGGAAGAAGGCATGGGGAAGCCCTGGTCATTATGGTGGCGAGTTCAAGCCCGCTTGACCAATATATCATTCAGAACCCGGATTACTTTTTTCATAAAAGTCCTGAAACAGCGCGAATTAACCCCGATAACCTCATCATATTAATTGATCATATGAAATGTGCAGCTTATGAGCTGCCATTTAAACTGGGGGAGTCGTTTGGAAATGTTGGGACAGAGGAATTATTGGAATATTTAACTGAAGAACGAGTACTATACCAAAATGGAGATAAGTGGTATTGGATGAATGATTCTTTTCCGGCACATAATATTAGCTTGCGTTCAGCATCACAGGAAAATGTCGTCATTGTTGATCAATCAGAAACAGCTAATGTCAAAGTCATTGGTGAAATGGATCGATTTTCGGCGATGACGCTGCTCCATGACGAGGCCATTTATTTACATCAGGGCAGACAATTCCAAGTCGAAAAGCTTGATTGGGAAGAGAAAAAGGCGTTTGTCAGGGAAGTAGCAGTTGATTATTTTACCGATGCAAATTTAGCTGTTCAATTAAAAGTGTTGGAAGTGGATAAGCTGCAAAGGATGGAGAAAGTCGAAATTGGCTATGGAGATGTTAGTGTGCGGGCAATGGCAACGATTTTTAAAAAGATTAAATTCGAGACCCATGAAAATATAGGCTCAGGACCCATTCATCTCCCGGAAGAAGAACTTCATACAAGCGCTGCGTGGATTTCTATGAATAAGGCGCTTGCAGAAATGGGGCATGAACGCCTTGAGCAAGGACTTGTCGGGGCCGCGCACGCTCTAAATCATATTGCGCCATTATTCGTTATGGCTGACCCCCAAGATATACACGTGATTCCACAAGTGAAGGCAGATCATAATGAAAAACCATCGATCTTCTTTTATGACCGGTATCCTGGCGGGATCGGCTTAAGTGAAAAAATTTATAGCGGAATGTCTAAGGTATTCACCGAAGCAAAAAAGATGATTAACCGATGTCAATGTGAATCCGGATGTCCTTCATGTATTGGTGCAGAAACGATTAGTGAGACGGCGAAAAAAGATTCTTTGAAAATAATTGATGCCTTCCTACACCCTTCTAACCCAGAAAGGGGAGCGCAGCATGTCTTTAAAAAGTAA
- a CDS encoding Crp/Fnr family transcriptional regulator, with the protein MKIEEIKTVLADFTLFRELTDFELTKVADIAIARDWKKQSHVFLQGDPLENVYFIYDGKIKIYKSDVNGKEQIVAMAKKGDMFPHVGFFRKGDYPAYAEVLEPSTLIAVPISKFESVLIENPELCIKVFKVLGEKIVDLQNRLEEQILNNTYEQIVKLLIRLAQNHGMEQGDGTILLKSEFTNKDLANMIGTTRETISRTLTKMKKDELIEVDEAGNMIVDVEILMEEIGLI; encoded by the coding sequence ATGAAAATTGAAGAGATCAAAACGGTTCTTGCTGATTTCACCCTTTTTCGCGAACTAACCGATTTTGAATTAACAAAGGTTGCTGATATTGCGATAGCCAGGGATTGGAAAAAACAAAGCCATGTTTTCTTACAAGGCGACCCGCTGGAGAATGTTTATTTTATTTATGATGGTAAAATCAAAATCTACAAAAGTGATGTCAATGGGAAAGAACAAATTGTTGCAATGGCAAAAAAGGGTGATATGTTTCCACATGTAGGCTTTTTTAGAAAAGGAGATTATCCTGCCTATGCGGAAGTACTTGAGCCTTCAACGCTTATTGCTGTTCCCATTTCAAAGTTTGAATCCGTTTTGATTGAAAATCCTGAGCTTTGCATTAAAGTATTTAAGGTGTTGGGCGAGAAAATTGTCGATTTGCAGAATCGACTAGAAGAACAAATTCTTAACAATACATATGAACAAATTGTTAAACTGCTGATTCGTCTGGCCCAAAATCATGGGATGGAGCAAGGAGATGGGACAATCCTTCTTAAGTCAGAATTCACCAACAAAGACCTTGCAAATATGATTGGCACCACAAGGGAAACAATTAGCCGGACGTTAACAAAAATGAAAAAGGATGAGCTGATCGAAGTAGACGAGGCCGGAAACATGATTGTCGATGTTGAAATTCTTATGGAAGAAATAGGCTTGATTTAA
- a CDS encoding Hsp20/alpha crystallin family protein has translation MEREGKMMSSMHPSDKNNPKKPVPEPLRELVKTMNDFFTEKPVRGFLQTIDEFFKTPFPVSAGFDVETIENGKEHIITAALPGVKRDQIHLNITGNYITISIENNELETEENDQNQVYRRKFIRQHSSRTISLPHAVNEKLVKASYRDGLLQIRIPQEKGKVIEIED, from the coding sequence TTGGAAAGAGAGGGAAAAATGATGTCATCCATGCATCCGAGTGATAAAAACAACCCTAAAAAGCCGGTACCTGAACCATTACGAGAATTAGTGAAAACAATGAATGATTTCTTCACCGAAAAACCAGTCAGAGGATTTTTACAAACGATAGATGAATTCTTTAAAACTCCTTTTCCCGTTTCGGCTGGATTTGATGTAGAAACAATTGAAAATGGGAAAGAGCATATCATTACAGCTGCACTTCCTGGAGTGAAAAGAGATCAAATTCACTTAAATATTACTGGAAATTATATAACGATATCTATTGAAAATAATGAACTGGAAACTGAGGAAAATGACCAAAATCAAGTTTATCGTCGAAAATTTATTCGACAACATTCATCAAGAACCATTTCTCTACCGCATGCGGTTAATGAAAAATTGGTAAAAGCTTCATATCGAGATGGCTTATTACAAATCCGAATCCCTCAAGAAAAAGGGAAAGTTATCGAAATTGAAGATTAA
- a CDS encoding DUF1273 domain-containing protein — translation MKVLAISGYKPFELGIFKKDHPSALFIKTAIKKSLLPLIEEGLEWVLISGQLGVELWAAEVVFDLQNEFPDLKLAVITPFLDQEATWNEINKEWYASVLAGADYIDSVTKKGYEKPWQFRLKNQFFVEKSDGLLLLYDQEKEGSPKYVYELAVEYQKNNHYSIELITFYDLQMIVEEEQDKLSDF, via the coding sequence ATTAAAGTTTTGGCAATTTCAGGTTACAAACCATTTGAATTAGGAATTTTTAAAAAAGACCACCCGTCTGCCCTATTTATTAAGACCGCCATCAAGAAATCATTACTTCCTTTAATTGAGGAAGGATTAGAATGGGTGCTGATAAGCGGCCAATTAGGGGTAGAGCTGTGGGCGGCCGAGGTTGTTTTTGACTTGCAAAATGAATTTCCAGATTTGAAACTGGCGGTGATCACACCTTTTCTTGATCAGGAAGCAACCTGGAATGAAATAAACAAGGAATGGTATGCGTCGGTATTGGCCGGGGCTGATTACATCGATTCTGTTACGAAAAAGGGATATGAGAAACCATGGCAATTCCGTTTGAAAAATCAATTTTTCGTCGAAAAAAGTGACGGACTCCTTCTTCTTTATGATCAGGAAAAGGAAGGAAGCCCGAAATACGTATATGAGCTAGCAGTTGAATATCAAAAAAACAACCACTATTCGATTGAATTAATTACTTTTTACGACTTACAAATGATTGTAGAGGAAGAACAAGATAAATTGTCTGATTTTTAA
- the hcp gene encoding hydroxylamine reductase yields MFCYQCEQTPSGGCTVMGVCGKDETIASLQDTIIFGLKGVAAYRTHANQLGVTDPFVDSTTHEALYLTLTNSNFNVQEHIDMAMKVGQAAVRVMEILDEAHTNRLGIPEPIRVSQNKIEGKTIVVTGHNLFALEELLKQTEGMGINIYTHSEMLPAHGYPALKKYSHLKGNIGKAWYDQRRLFEEFPGAILATTNCVMPIKGTYADRMFSYEVAGLEDVEKIINDDFTPLIERALQLPEAAIDSEETLLTGFHHETVLGIAPEVIDAVKAGKIKRFFVIAGCDAPGHGGDYYRELATSLPSETIILTTSCGKFRFNDVDYGVVPGTTIPRYIDLGQCNNSGSTVKIAMALADAFGCEVNDLPVSIVLSWFEQKAVAILLGLFSLGIKDIRIGPKPPEFISEGVLKVLQETFNLKLISTAIEDMEDMLQLSVK; encoded by the coding sequence ATGTTCTGTTATCAATGTGAACAAACCCCAAGCGGCGGATGTACCGTGATGGGTGTTTGTGGTAAAGATGAAACGATTGCTAGTTTACAAGATACGATTATTTTTGGATTAAAAGGGGTTGCCGCGTATCGCACACATGCGAATCAGCTTGGGGTTACAGACCCATTTGTCGACTCGACCACACATGAAGCCCTGTATTTGACGTTAACCAATTCTAACTTTAACGTTCAGGAACATATTGACATGGCGATGAAGGTGGGGCAAGCAGCTGTTCGTGTTATGGAAATCCTCGATGAAGCTCATACAAACCGACTAGGCATCCCTGAACCAATTCGTGTAAGTCAGAACAAAATAGAAGGAAAAACCATCGTTGTAACGGGTCATAACCTATTTGCCTTAGAGGAATTATTAAAGCAAACGGAAGGAATGGGCATAAATATTTATACCCACTCTGAAATGCTCCCGGCACATGGATATCCGGCATTAAAAAAGTATTCCCATTTGAAAGGTAATATTGGAAAAGCGTGGTACGATCAGCGTCGCCTATTCGAAGAGTTTCCTGGAGCTATTTTAGCTACCACAAACTGCGTGATGCCAATCAAAGGAACGTATGCTGACAGAATGTTTTCATATGAAGTAGCAGGACTAGAAGATGTCGAAAAAATTATCAACGATGATTTTACTCCTTTAATTGAGAGAGCATTACAACTGCCGGAAGCAGCAATTGATTCCGAAGAAACATTACTTACTGGCTTTCATCATGAAACAGTTCTAGGCATTGCACCTGAAGTAATTGATGCAGTAAAAGCAGGGAAGATTAAGCGTTTCTTTGTCATTGCCGGCTGTGATGCACCGGGTCACGGAGGTGATTACTACCGTGAACTGGCCACATCGCTGCCGTCGGAAACCATAATTTTGACGACCTCATGTGGGAAATTCCGCTTCAATGATGTGGACTATGGAGTTGTTCCGGGGACAACTATTCCACGTTATATCGATTTAGGCCAGTGCAATAACTCAGGGTCAACTGTAAAAATTGCAATGGCATTAGCAGATGCCTTTGGCTGCGAAGTGAATGACCTTCCCGTTAGTATTGTGTTGTCATGGTTTGAGCAAAAAGCGGTTGCAATTCTTTTAGGGCTTTTCAGTTTAGGAATAAAGGACATTCGAATTGGACCAAAACCGCCTGAATTTATTTCAGAAGGAGTACTTAAGGTTCTCCAAGAAACATTTAACCTAAAATTAATAAGTACAGCGATAGAGGATATGGAAGACATGCTTCAGTTATCCGTAAAATAA
- a CDS encoding CotD family spore coat protein, whose translation MFLGTNFAPPVIHPTQQIVNHTFSSTVVPHIHPVHTTTVNHHMYQHKHYCPQTASCCEEVCNQHINCCNPCATGAMPAANAVPGFGAGGPGFGMGGPGFGMGGPGMGAPGFAPGPYMGPRP comes from the coding sequence ATGTTTCTTGGAACTAATTTCGCGCCGCCAGTCATCCATCCGACACAGCAGATTGTGAACCATACATTCTCATCTACGGTGGTGCCGCATATTCATCCAGTACACACTACAACGGTGAATCACCACATGTATCAACATAAACATTACTGTCCACAAACAGCATCATGCTGTGAAGAGGTATGTAATCAGCACATTAACTGCTGTAACCCATGTGCAACTGGTGCAATGCCAGCTGCTAATGCCGTCCCAGGCTTTGGAGCAGGAGGCCCAGGATTTGGAATGGGAGGTCCAGGCTTCGGTATGGGAGGCCCAGGCATGGGAGCCCCAGGCTTTGCACCTGGACCATATATGGGTCCTAGACCTTAA